Proteins found in one Maridesulfovibrio sp. genomic segment:
- the glp gene encoding gephyrin-like molybdotransferase Glp: MSHDFFKIISRVDFEALLNSFESVGTKRVSISDAFGLVLGEDIISPEDLPPANRSCMDGYAVNARDAFGATEGNPAYLECSATLKVDENPEFELQPGECAAIPTGGTLPEGADAVVMVEHTQELGSGTIEIRKSSAPGEHIMLKGEDVTKGDTVFQAGHKVRFQDVGLLAALGIKDVTIYRQPRVGIISTGDELVEIDSPQKVGTIRDVNSHTLRCLVNEAGAKAVNYGIVGDKLDKLMATLTQAIAENDLVLLSGGSSVGMRDLTVQAIESMEDSEILAHGVAISPGKPTILGRVGTKPVMGLPGQVTSVQVVMLALVVPFIRHLMSEKDAFSGTDRMQVQAELGRNTVSKPGREDYVRMKLSHREGLLPLAEPVYGKSGLLKTMIKAYGLMIIPADTEGFYAGDTVSIWKI; the protein is encoded by the coding sequence ATGAGCCATGATTTTTTTAAAATTATCAGCAGGGTAGATTTTGAGGCCCTGCTGAACTCTTTTGAATCCGTTGGAACTAAACGGGTTTCCATTTCCGACGCGTTCGGTCTGGTGCTCGGTGAAGATATTATTTCACCGGAGGATCTTCCCCCGGCCAACCGTTCCTGCATGGACGGATATGCGGTCAACGCCCGTGACGCTTTCGGCGCAACAGAGGGAAACCCCGCCTATCTGGAATGTTCCGCTACCCTTAAAGTGGACGAGAATCCTGAATTTGAACTTCAGCCCGGCGAATGCGCGGCCATTCCTACAGGCGGAACCCTGCCCGAGGGGGCTGACGCAGTAGTCATGGTTGAGCATACGCAGGAGCTTGGTTCCGGAACCATCGAAATCCGCAAATCATCCGCTCCGGGTGAACATATCATGCTCAAAGGAGAAGATGTCACCAAAGGAGATACCGTTTTTCAAGCAGGACACAAAGTCCGCTTTCAGGACGTAGGGCTGCTTGCTGCGCTTGGCATCAAGGATGTTACCATTTATCGCCAGCCACGGGTGGGCATTATATCCACAGGGGATGAGCTGGTTGAGATAGACTCCCCGCAAAAGGTGGGAACTATCCGTGACGTAAATTCCCACACTCTGCGCTGTCTTGTAAATGAAGCGGGCGCAAAGGCCGTCAACTACGGTATTGTAGGCGATAAACTTGATAAACTTATGGCGACGCTTACGCAGGCCATAGCGGAAAATGATCTGGTTCTTCTTTCCGGAGGCAGCTCAGTGGGCATGCGCGACCTGACCGTTCAGGCAATTGAATCCATGGAGGATTCCGAAATCCTCGCCCACGGGGTGGCAATCAGCCCCGGCAAACCGACCATCCTCGGCCGGGTCGGGACCAAACCGGTAATGGGATTACCCGGACAGGTTACTTCGGTACAGGTTGTCATGCTGGCACTGGTGGTCCCCTTCATCCGACACCTCATGAGTGAAAAAGACGCTTTCTCAGGCACAGATCGCATGCAGGTGCAGGCTGAACTGGGCCGCAACACCGTATCCAAACCGGGACGCGAAGATTACGTACGCATGAAGCTGAGCCACCGCGAAGGACTTTTACCCCTCGCTGAACCTGTTTACGGAAAATCGGGCCTGCTTAAAACCATGATTAAGGCCTACGGGTTGATGATCATCCCCGCCGACACAGAAGGCTTCTACGCCGGAGACACGGTAAGCATCTGGAAAATTTGA